The following proteins come from a genomic window of Sorghum bicolor cultivar BTx623 chromosome 3, Sorghum_bicolor_NCBIv3, whole genome shotgun sequence:
- the LOC8060834 gene encoding LEAF RUST 10 DISEASE-RESISTANCE LOCUS RECEPTOR-LIKE PROTEIN KINASE-like 2.1, whose amino-acid sequence MALELLPAVALASLLLHVARATVDNNTTESCAPARCGDLSVTYPFSLSGVQPPYCGFPALRLTCNDGRRAYLDRALTEQRPYRVRDISYDNSSLVVSVEASTFAGDETCNVPDFNVSSGGLSRLPLKVSDANRNLTFVYNCEVPPSIRLPRPCANHTMGAYVVSDGGDGPTTTGVPTNCSFVSVPVREFHDGMEAAPDRYVGLIRDGFLLEWTAAGDCAACKRSGAECRFVQQSFQCFCSGELLCSTTRQGIDGTAMKIILGFLLAATFLIFACGIATYALIWHEKDRKLRVTSTMERNIEDLVTLHGSFTPKRYDYSEVIKITYFLRSKLGKGSYGTVFSGRLDNGHLVAVKLLHLSKGNGEDFVNEVMSISKTSHVNIVSLLGFCLEGSKRALIYEYMPNGSLDKYIYSENPKGLLGWDKLYKIAIGIARGLEYLHHSCNTRIVHFDIKPQNILLDQDFCPKIADFGLAKLCGTKESKLSMTYPRGTIGFVAPEVLYPTFGVVSTKSDVYGYGMMLLEMVGVRKNVELTVEKSSEMYFLDWIYDHFAQDDGLQTCEIRSEFEEMAKKMTLIGLWCIQLLPMHRPTITNVLDMFGKRLDELDMPPKQNLCQIIEDSAKDLSAENASATNPSNARVPSSCGQPVATMKVKPLIRPMPRFA is encoded by the exons ATGGCGTTGGAACTTCTGCCAGCAGTCGCATTAGCTTCCTTGCTCCTCCACGTAGCAAGAGCCACCGTCGACAACAACACCACGGAAAGCTGCGCTCCGGCGAGATGCGGGGACCTGAGCGTCACGTACCCGTTCTCGCTCAGCGGCGTGCAGCCGCCGTACTGCGGTTTCCCGGCGCTCCGCCTCACGTGCAACGACGGCCGCCGCGCCTACCTCGACAGGGCGCTCACGGAGCAGCGCCCGTACCGCGTCCGAGACATATCCTACGACAACAGCTCCCTCGTGGTGTCCGTCGAGGCGTCcaccttcgccggcgacgagacgTGCAACGTCCCGGACTTCAACGTCTCCTCCGGCGGCCTCTCCCGCCTCCCGCTCAAGGTCAGCGACGCCAACAGGAACCTCACCTTCGTCTACAACTGCGAGGTTCCTCCTAGCATACGACTGCCTCGGCCGTGCGCTAACCACACGATGGGAGCTTACGTCGTCTCCGACGGCGGCGACGGGCCGACGACGACGGGTGTTCCGACGAACTGCAGCTTCGTCAGCGTGCCCGTACGCGAGTTCCATGACGGAATGGAGGCGGCTCCTGATCGCTACGTGGGGTTGATCCGCGATGGGTTCCTCTTGGAGTGGACGGCGGCGGGAGACTGCGCTGCGTGCAAACGGAGCGGAGCAGAGTGCAGGTTCGTCCAGCAATCGTTCCAGTGCTTCTGCAGCGGCGAGTTGCTCTGCTCAACCACGCGTCAAG GTATCGACGGTACGGCCATGAAGATAATCTTAG GGTTCTTGTTAGCAGCTACATTCTTGATATTTGCATGTGGCATTGCTACTTATGCATTGATATGGCATGAGAAGGATCGCAAACTAAGGGTTACCAGCACCATGGAGAGAAACATCGAAGACTTGGTTACATTGCATGGATCCTTTACTCCAAAAAGATACGATTACTCAGAGGTTATAAAGATAACATATTTCCTTCGTAGTAAGCTTGGGAAAGGCAGTTATGGTACAGTTTTCAGTGGAAGGCTGGACAATGGTCATCTTGTTGCTGTTAAATTATTGCATCTCTCCAAAGGAAATGGAGAGGACTTTGTGAATGAGGTCATGAGCATTAGCAAAACATCACATGTTAACATTGTTAGTTTGCTTGGATTTTGTTTGGAAGGATCAAAACGAGCTCTTATATATGAATACATGCCAAATGGTTCTTTAGATAAGTATATTTATTCAGAGAACCCCAAAGGACTTTTAGGATGGGATAAACTGTATAAAATTGCAATTGGAATTGCCCGTGGGCTAGAATACTTGCACCATAGTTGCAACACACGAATTGTTCATTTTGATATCAAGCCACAAAACATCCTTCTGGACCAAGACTTTTGCCCAAAGATTGCAGACTTTGGTCTAGCCAAGTTGTGCGGCACAAAAGAGAGTAAGCTTTCAATGACTTATCCTAGAGGAACAATTGGCTTTGTTGCCCCTGAAGTTCTTTATCCAACTTTTGGAGTTGTCTCAACAAAGTCAGATGTTTATGGTTATGGcatgatgttgctggagatggtTGGAGTCCGAAAAAATGTTGAATTGACGGTTGAGAAGTCTAGTGAAATGTATTTTCTAGATTGGATTTATGACCACTTtgctcaagatgatggattacAAACCTGTGAAATCAGAAGTGAATTTGAGGAAATGGCAAAGAAGATGACCTTAATTGGTTTATGGTGCATACAACTATTACCTATGCATCGTCCTACAATAACAAACGTTTTGGATATGTTCGGGAAGAGATTAGATGAATTGGACATGCCACCAAAGCAAAACTTATGTCAAATAAT CGAAGATTCAGCAAAAGATCTGAGTGCAGAAAATGCAAGTGCTACAAACCCTAGTAATGCAAGGGTGCCTTCAAGTTGTGGACAACCTGTTGCAACGATGAAAGTGAAACCACTTATCAGGCCTATGCCTAGGTTTGCTTAG
- the LOC8060833 gene encoding LEAF RUST 10 DISEASE-RESISTANCE LOCUS RECEPTOR-LIKE PROTEIN KINASE-like 2.4 has protein sequence MMMAQTLCHLCKSVVKTCPSGTPLLIQPYLLRSATCLHLSCCRIICISQLYLQSSTQFVTSTPMSPFSLALLWLALSLVAAAADDQEASCSPKLCGNLTISDPFGFVTEQATDTKCGRLGFEVHCNNSIPYLGYYRRKYRFKILNIFYDNSSLLVADIHKLEDFIGSNSKGCHVLTANTSSKIGLPFSISPVNLNLIFYMCTKTPEPDRRLVETKCGSSLLVHVGGHYNDSSNYTQYSVEGCSTTLVPVRGAFGETNASSYEQLISDGFLLTWQPPSGSMSATAGLFFTCLLWLIYRRKQKLSLFILQKHARSQSNMEEIIRRYQSLTPKRYSHSDLKKITRGFKEKIGEGGYGTVFKGTLPDGHMVAVKILKGYKGNGEEFLNEVTSIGRTSHVNIVSLFGFCLQGSKRALVYEYIANGSLEKYIYSESLKSALGWENLRKIAIGIAQGLEYLHQGCSTRIIHFDIKPHNILLDEDFCPKIADFGLAKLCHVKDSALSMADARGTIGFIAPEVFYRGFGVVSTKSDVYSYGMMVLQMVSGRGNTENSSETYFTDWIYDCMLKDLQSHEVTSELEETAKQIALVGLWCIQMTPGSRPSMNTVIEMLHKNIKELEMPPKPFLSFPLPQTHLSS, from the exons ATGATGATGGCTCAGACTTTATGTCACCTCTGTAAGTCTGTAGTCAAGACTTGCCCTTCGGGCACTCCACTTCTCATACAACCGTATCTACTCCGTTCGGCTACATGCCTCCATTTGAGCTGTTGTCGTATCATTTGCATCTCTCAACTCTACCTCCAGTCCTCCACCCAATTTGTCACCTCCACTCCGATGTCCCCGTTTAGCTTGGCCTTGCTATGGTTAGCTCTCTCActtgtagcagcagcagcagatgacCAAGAGGCTAGCTGCTCTCCAAAGTTATGCGGCAATCTGACTATTTCAGACCCATTTGGATTTGTTACGGAGCAGGCAACGGACACAAAATGCGGTCGTCTGGGATTCGAGGTCCATTGCAACAACAGCATTCCATACCTCGGGtattatcggcggaagtatcgATTCAAGATCCTCAACATCTTCTACGACAACAGCTCCTTGCTTGTCGCTGATatccacaagctcgaggacttcATCGGATCCAACTCCAAGGGCTGCCATGTTCTGACTGCCAACACCTCCTCCAAAATCGGTCTTCCATTCTCGATCAGCCCTGTCAATCTGAACCTCATCTTCTACATGTGCACCAAGACACCGGAGCCGGATAGGAGGCTTGTGGAGACGAAATGTGGCAGCAGCTTGCTTGTTCATGTTGGAGGGCATTACAATGACTCGAGCAACTACACGCAGTACTCGGTAGAGGGATGCAGCACTACCCTTGTGCCAGTGCGGGGGGCATTTGGCGAGACGAACGCGAGCAGCTATGAGCAACTCATCAGCGATGGCTTCCTCTTGACATGGCAGCCACCATCTG GTTCCATGTCTGCTACAGCTGGGTTGTTTTTCACATGTCTTCTTTGGCTCATATACCGTCGGAAACAAAAGCTCAGTCTCTTCATTCTCCAAAAGCATGCTCGGAGTCAATCAAATATGGAAGAGATAATAAGGAGATATCAATCACTGACCCCAAAGAGGTACAGTCACTCGGATCTGAAGAAAATAACAAGAGGTTTTAAGGAAAAAATAGGAGAGGGTGGTTATGGTACAGTATTCAAGGGTACTCTACCAGATGGCCATATGGTTGCTGTGAAAATCTTAAAAGGATACAAAGGCAATGGAGAGGAATTCCTAAATGAGGTTACTAGCATTGGTAGGACTTCCCATGTCAATATTGTCAGTTTATTTGGCTTTTGTTTACAGGGATCTAAGAGAGCCCTTGTTTATGAGTACATTGCCAATGGCTCTTTAGAGAAGTATATTTATTCAGAGAGTTTAAAGTCGGCTCTTGGATGGGAAAATTTGAGGAAAATAGCTATTGGCATCGCACAAGGCCTGGAGTATTTGCACCAGGGCTGCAGCACCCGCATCATTCATTTTGATATTAAGCCCCACAACATCCTTCTTGATGAAGACTTTTGTCCCAAAATTGCTGATTTTGGATTGGCAAAACTGTGTCATGTCAAGGACAGTGCTCTCTCGATGGCTGATGCAAGAGGCACCATTGGTTTCATTGCTCCAGAAGTGTTTTATAGAGGGTTTGGAGTTGTGTCAACTAAGTCAGACGTTTACAGCTATGGAATGATGGTACTACAAATGGTAAGCGGCCGGGGAAATACTGAAAATTCTAGTGAAACGTATTTTACTGACTGGATTTATGACTGCATGTTAAAGGATTTGCAAAGCCATGAAGTCACATCCGAGCTAGAAGAGACTGCAAAGCAGATTGCTCTAGTTGGCTTGTGGTGCATACAAATGACCCCAGGAAGTCGTCCTTCCATGAATACAGTCATAGAAATGTTGCATAAGAATATCAAAGAATTGGAAATGCCACCCAAGCCATTCCTTTCCTTCCCCCTGCCCCAAACACATTTATCATCTTAG
- the LOC110433453 gene encoding LEAF RUST 10 DISEASE-RESISTANCE LOCUS RECEPTOR-LIKE PROTEIN KINASE-like 2.1, with translation MTIRKNKRNIEVLISSHGSLAPKRYKYSEATKITSSINNNKLGEGGYGVVFKGRLNDGRLVAVKFLHDSKAKGEEFVNEVMSIGRTTHVNIVSLYGFCLEGSKQALIYEYMANGSLDKYIYSENPKEILGWEMLYAIAIGIARGLEYLHHSCNTRIVHFDIKPQNILLDHDFCPKIADFGLAKLCRTKESKLSVTGARGTIGFIAPEVHSRTFGVASTKSDVYSYGMLLLEMVGGRKNVKVMVEKSSQKYFPDWIYDHYAQNDGLVACEVAQEDEEIARKMILIGLWCIQILPMHRPTITKVLEMFESGSDELEMPSKQNFSQVLEDLAYNMNAESTSPSSTTTIQAYSDTLKAKEISLTN, from the exons ATGACTATCAGGAAAAACAAAAGGAACATTGAGGTCTTAATATCATCGCATGGATCACTAGCTCCAAAAAGATACAAGTACTCGGAAGCAACAAAAATAACATCTTCTATAAATAATAATAAGCTTGGAGAAGGTGGTTATGGTGTTGTTTTCAAAGGAAGACTAAATGATGGTCGCCTAGTTGCAGTGAAATTCTTGCATGACTCCAAAGCAAAGGGGGAGGAATTTGTGAATGAGGTTATGAGCATTGGCAGGACCACACATGTGAACATTGTTAGCTTATATGGGTTTTGTTTGGAGGGGTCAAAACAAGCTCTTATATATGAGTACATGGCCAATGGTTCTTTGGATAAGTACATTTACTCAGAGAACCCTAAAGAAATTTTAGGATGGGAAATGCTTTATGCAATAGCAATTGGGATTGCTCGTGGACTAGAATATTTGCACCATAGCTGTAACACACGTATTGTCCATTTTGACATCAAGCCTCAAAATATCCTTCTTGATCACGATTTTTGCCCCAAGATTGCTGATTTTGGTTTAGCTAAATTGTGTCGTACCAAGGAGAGCAAGCTTTCAGTGACTGGTGCTAGGGGAACAATTGGATTTATAGCTCCTGAAGTGCATTCACGAACATTTGGAGTGGCTTCGACAAAATCAGATGTTTATAGTTATGGAATGTTGTTGCTAGAGATGGTCGGGGGCAGGAAAAATGTAAAAGTAATGGTTGAAAAGTCAAGTCAGAAATATTTTCCAGATTGGATCTATGATCACTATGCTCAAAATGATGGGTTAGTAGCTTGTGAAGTTGCACAGGAAGATGAGGAAATTGCAAGAAAAATGATTTTGATTGGCCTGTGGTGCATACAGATATTACCTATGCATCGCCCTACAATAACCAAAGTTTTAGAAATGTTCGAAAGTGGCTCAGATGAATTGGAGATGCCATCGAAGCAAAACTTCAGTCAAGTGCT cgAAGACCTAGCTTACAATATGAATGCAGAAAGCACAAGTCCCAGCAGTACTACGACAATACAAGCTTATAGTGACACGCTAAAGGCCAAAGAGATAAGCCttacaaattaa